A window of Anaerolineae bacterium genomic DNA:
GATCACCTCGCCCTCGGCCAGAAGCCTCTCCTGGTCCGCCACGAAGTCCTCCGGCCGGATCATATCCGGGGTGAGCCAGTGGTGACCCCTCCAGGCGCGAGAGGCGGCGAACTCGTGCATGGGGAACCAGGTCTTCAGGGAGAAGCCCACCAGGGGTCGATCCATCGCCTCGCGGGACCAGAAGCGCCGGTAGCCCTCGATCTTGGCCGGGTCATTGCCGAAAGGATACGCCATCTCGTTCCGCCTCCGTAGGGGCTTTCACCGCAGAGATCGCCGAGACCGCAGAGAAGAACAAGGAAGAGAAGCTGTCCTTTGCGCCTTGGCGTCTTTGCGTGAGGCCTTTCCATGATCGCCGCAGCCAGGGAGTCTCACCCAGCACATACCGTCGTGCTCACGTTGCCGCCCGCACCACCCAGGACGCGGACCTGGCACAAGACCTCGGCCCCCTCGGGGGCAGCGACGAACCATTCCAGAAGCCGGCTGCCGGTCACGCCCTCCAGGTGGCCCACATCGGCGTGGCCCCGGTTCGAAAGCAGTTGCACTCCCTCGTCCAAGTGCAGCTCCACCTGCACCGTCCGCAGCCGTCGCAGGGCCCTCCCCCGGTTGCTGACCTGGGTGGGAAGCTGCCCCCGGTTGGCCACCCGCGCCCGCACTCGGTACACGGGCCCACCCACCGGCTCGGTCCGCACCTCCTCCAGCCGCACCCACGGGTGCATGCCGGCATGCTCCAACGTGAAGCGATAGGTGGCTTCGGCGATGCGGGGCAGGTGCCTCAAGCTGGGGTTGTAGGTGTATGGTCGGACCAGCCCTCCCACCTCCACCGGCCCCAACTGTGGGTGGTCGAGCGGGCGCCAGGGCCGGAACAGGGGGTAGTCGGGAGCTTCGCGATCCCACCAGCGCATGACCCGCCGCATGTGGGCCTCGCTTTCCTCCTCGGTGCGGATGGCGAAGATCTCCTCAGTGGTGAGGCCGGCGCTATTGAGGATGGTGCCCAGCTCGAACTCGTAGACGAACAGGCCCAGGTGCTGATAGCCGAAGTTGTGGAAGTGCCCCCGCAGGTTGATGTCGCGCCCGCGCCGGGTGTGATACTCGACCACGGGCACCACGGGGAAGCCCGTCTCCCGCGCCCCGATCAGCGCCAGGTCCTCCATCACCTGGTCGTCCTCGGGGTCCAGGTCCGAGCGGGAGCCGGTGGAAGGCGGGCGCAGTACCGCTGCCGGCCCGGTGTGGTATCCGAGCACGCCGAATAGGTTGGGACGCGAGTGCATGAACTCCGCCAGAGCGCGCATCTCGGGCTCGCTGAAGGGGAAATCCCCCGCGCCCGGCTGCTCCGGCTCCGGCCGCCAGTCGTAGGACCAGTTCCGGTTCCAGTCGAACCCCCGCCCCTCGATCCGAATCTCGTCGCTCCCGTCCCACTGGTGGATGATGCCCTCGGGGAAGAGGCGGTAGTACGGTCCGGGAGACCGGGCCCGGCGGCGGACCATCAGCCGAGGGTCCTCCGGGTCGACGACGAAGCGACCGTCCGGGTGCTCCTGCCGCAGGGAGAGGATGTAACCGTCTCCGTCCACGTCCTCCTGGTAGAGCGTGTTGGGCTGGCGCTCTGAGCGGTCGGTGCGACTGCGGATCTGGCCGCCGGTAGTCACGGCGAACTCGGCCCCGTCCGGGTTGATGCGGGGCACGATGTAGAAGGCCACCCGCTCCAGCAGGTCCGACGTCGGATGGTCAACCAGCAGTCGCCTGGCGGTGTGGAGGGCAGTGTGGGTTCCGGCCAGTTCGGTAGCGTGAATGTTGCCGTGGATCAGGTAGGCGGGCTTGTCCTCGGGGACGCCGGTGGCGAAGTCGGTAATGGTGACCAGGTGCAGCTGCCTGCCTTCCCGGGACGTCCCCAGAGATGAGAGCTGGCACAATCCGGGCCTGGCCTCAGCCAGGGCTCTCAAGAAGTCGGTCAGCTCTGCGTAGGTGAAGAAGCGGTCGACGCTGAGCGGTGGCAGCGGTCCATTCGCGGACATGGGCTCCCCCCAGTGCGGTAGGAGTGCTGTGAAGGATAGCACGGTCGCGGTAGCGGGTGAAGCGCGCTCGCTACTCCAGGCCGTTCAGCCCTTCCCTGCGTCAAGCCAGGTCCGTGCTCACCAGAACACCATCAGGCAGTGCGTTCCTGCATGCTCGGCCTCCACGCATCATGAGGGCGCAGGCTCTCCGTCGGCCGAGTGCTCGCCTGCGTCTCCGCTCTCGATGGGCCCGCCGCCCAGGCAGCGGTCTCCCTGGTAGAGCACAGCGCTCTGCCCCGGCGTGATGTCGCGCAGGGGCCGATCAAGGGTGACGTGCACCCGATCGCCGTCTACCGTTATGCTCGCCGGCACGGGACTGGCGCGGTAGCGAATCTGCACTTCGGCGCGGAGGCAGTCGCTCTCCGGCCGGCCCTCGATCCAGTGCATGGGCGAGGCGGTCAGGTGGCTACGGCCCAACTCCGCAGCCGTCCCGACTACCACCGCATTCTCTGCCGGCCGCAGCTCCACCACGTAGAGCGGCTCAGGCGCGGCGATGCCGAGGCCGCGCCGCTGCCCGACGGTGTAGAATGCCAGCCCTCGGTGGGTACCCAATCGCCGCCCCTTCCGGTCCACAATGGGGCCAGGGCGAGCCGTTTCCGGTGCCCACCGGCTTAGGAAGCGACGGTAGTCGCCATCGGAGACGAAGCACAGGTCCTGACTCTCCGGTCGGTCGGCAACGCGGAGGCCACGCTCGGCCGCCAGTTGGCGGACCTCGGCCTTGGTCAGCTCCCCCAGGGGAAACAGGGCTCGCGCCAGCTGCTGTTGGTCCAGCGCGTGCAGCATGTAGGATTGATCTTTCTCCCGGTCCGCTCCGCGCCAGAGCTGAAAGAGCCCGGTTGCCGACCGGCGGACGCGGGCATAGTGTCCGGTAGCCAGTCTCTCGGCCCCTAGCATGAGGGCATAGTCCAGGAGAAAGCCGAAGCGCACCCGCCGATTGCATACCACGCAGGGGTTGGGGGTGCGCCCTCGGGAGTACTCCTCAATGAAGCAGTCCACCACCTCACGGCGGAACTGCCCCTCGGCGTTGATGAGGTAGAAGGGGATGCCCAGGTGGTGGGCCACCGCGCGCGCCTCTTCCACCGCCTCAGGGGTACAGCAGCGGTTTGTGCTCTCGACTCCCGGCTCGACCTCGGACCAGAGGCGGAGCATAAGGCCGATGACGTCGTATCCCTGCTCCACCAACAGAGCGGCGGCGGTGGAAGAATCCACCCCGCCGCTCATGGCTACTACCACTCGCTCGTTCACAACCGATCAGAACACGAGGCGGACCGCCAGCACATCAGCAGGTCATCCACGGCAACAATAGTGTCTCTGGCCACCAGACTGCTCCATCCACGAGTACCAAACGACCCAGGCCTGACACATCGCGTCCCGACTCGGGGAAATGCGCCCGGCTCCGCGTCTCCGCGTCCCCCTATCTCCCCGTCTCACCCTCTCTCCCCCGCACCGCACCCTCCAGCGCCTGATCCAGGTCCCAGAGAATGTCCTCGATATCCTCCAGCCCGACGCTCAGGCGGACGAAGCTGGGCGTAACCCCGGCCCGACGCATCTCCTCTTCGCTCAGTTGGCTGTGCGTGGTGCTAGCCGGGTGGATGGCCAGGCTCTTGGCGTCGCCCACGTTAGCCAGGTGGCTGAACAGCTTCAGCCCCTCGATGAACCGTCGGCCTGCCTCCATCCCGCCCACGATGTCGAACCCGATGATGGCACC
This region includes:
- the mnmA gene encoding tRNA 2-thiouridine(34) synthase MnmA is translated as MSGGVDSSTAAALLVEQGYDVIGLMLRLWSEVEPGVESTNRCCTPEAVEEARAVAHHLGIPFYLINAEGQFRREVVDCFIEEYSRGRTPNPCVVCNRRVRFGFLLDYALMLGAERLATGHYARVRRSATGLFQLWRGADREKDQSYMLHALDQQQLARALFPLGELTKAEVRQLAAERGLRVADRPESQDLCFVSDGDYRRFLSRWAPETARPGPIVDRKGRRLGTHRGLAFYTVGQRRGLGIAAPEPLYVVELRPAENAVVVGTAAELGRSHLTASPMHWIEGRPESDCLRAEVQIRYRASPVPASITVDGDRVHVTLDRPLRDITPGQSAVLYQGDRCLGGGPIESGDAGEHSADGEPAPS